TTCGTACAGCACTTTATCTGAAGCATTATAACGCACGGTATACACACTAGCCCCATCAAACAATTCGACGACAAATCCACCGTCTACATCTGAAAAATTATATTTCACGCGCATTTCATCGATTTCTTTAACATTTTCATACTTTGTTTCAATCGCGTCTTTTTCTTTATCGAACACAGTCGATGAAGATGCGTACTTCGTTTTCGAAATCGAATATATTTCTGCGTACACATTTGCATACTTTTGGTGGTTTGCGATCTTAAAACCTGCAACCACGATAAATGCTACAAATAATATCGCAAGCCCTATAAATACAGGTCGTTTCATGTTATTATCTCCGTTTCACATATGATTACTTTAATTGTGCAATTTAAACGATTATTTGTCCACTCGATTTCTTTTAGAAAGTGCTATAAATCTAGCTTTTTTAGATTAATATCGATGAAAAACGTCTATATATGTAATGACGATTAAAACTATAACAATATCGTCACAGTTTGTATTTATTTTCACATAGATAGCCATTATAATAAGAGTGAGACTATTATTTGATTTAATAGTATAGAAAGGGATGGTTTGATGAGTCGTGAAAACGATCAAACACAAAATAAAAAACGTTCTATGAACATCGTCTGGACGGTTGTAGCATTCGTCGTATTATTTGCTATATTACTTATGCCGACACCAGACGGTTTACCAGTCGTTGCACATATGGCGCTTGCGATTTTAGCATTTGCTGTCATTATGTGGGTGACTGAAGCGGTATCTTATCCGACATCTTCAGTAATGATTCTCGCACTGATTATATTACTCATCGGGTTTAGCCCAGCAGGTGAATTAGGGGATTACTTAACAAAAGGAGCAGCGTCAGGTAGTGACTTAGTCGGTACGAAAAACTCATTATCACTGGCGTTTAGTGGGTACTCGTCATCTGCACTCGTCCTTGTAGCAGCAGCACTATTTTTAGCTGCAGCGATGCAAGCGACAAATTTACACAAACGTTTAGCACTCGTCGTCTTATCGCTCGTTGGTAATAAGACGTCACGTATCGTCATCGGTAGTATTATCGTTGCGATTATTTTAGCGTTCTTCGTTCCATCTGCAACAGCACGTGCTGGAGCAGTTATCCCGATTTTAATCGGTATGATTACAGCGTTTAACATTTCAAAAGATAGTAAACTCGCAGGTTTACTCGTCATTACTGCAGTGCAAGCTGTATCTATTTGGAACATCGGTATTAAAACTGCAGCAGCGCAAAACTTAGTTGCAGTCAACTTTATTAGCGACACGATGGGCGTTGACATTTCATGGGGTGAATGGTTCTTATACGCAGCTCCGTGGTCGATCTTAATGTCTATAGTTCTATACTTTGTCATGATGAAAGTCATGAAACCAGAGTACGATGAAGTACCTGGTGGTTCTGAAATGATTAAACAACAGCTCGATGACATGGGGAAAATTTCTGGACGTGAGTGGCGTTTAATCATCATCTCAGTATTACTACTTCTCGGATGGGCAACTGAAAAAGTACTCCACCCGATCGATTCTTCATCGTTAACTTTAATTGCGATTGCAATTATGTTAATGCCTAAAATTGGCGTCATCAAATGGGAAGACGCTGTCAAATATATCCCATGGGGTACAGTAATCGTGTTCGGTGCGGGTATCTCACTCGGTAGTTTACTACTAAACACAGGTGGCGCGCAGTGGTTAAGTGATAAAACATTCGGATCACTTGGATTAGACTCAATGCCGATTCTTGCAACGATCATCATCGTATCAATCTTTAACGTACTCATCCACTTAGGATTTGCGAGTGCGACAAGTTTAGCAGCGGCGTTAATTCCGGTATTTATATCACTTACAGCGACATTAGACTTAGGTGACCAAGCAATTGGTTTCGTATTAATTCAACAATTTGTAATCAGCTTTGGATTCCTACTACCAATCAGTTCACCACAAGGAATGCTCGCATACGGTACAGAAACATTTACTGTTAAACAATACTTTAAAGCAGGTGTCCCACTAACAATTATCGGGTTACTCTTAATATTCCTATTCAGTGCAACATACTGGAAATGGATTGGTTTAATCTAAAATACTAAAAGCGTGTTGAACAAAACGTTCAGCACGCTTTATTAATTTAAGTCAGTGTGTTACAAATTAAACATAAGCCACAAGTTGAAGAAAGCAAGATTACTACAGAAGAAGTTTAATTTACGGAGGGTTTTAAGTGAAGACTTTTAACGATCAAGAAATCGAACAAGTCTATAAAATGGACGAAGCAATTAAAGATACTTACAACACATTAAACACTTTAAATGAAGGTCTTATTAAAATGGAACAACGTACAGTGATTCCTGTTGAAGGTGATAAAGTCATGCTTTACATGCCATGTGTTGATAACAAAGAGAAATTTTCAGCAGTGAAAATTATCTCAATTTACCCAGAGAATGCAGCAGACGGTTATCCTGCAACTCAAGCAGTTACTGTACTGACAGAACTCGAGCACGGTGAAAACGTCGCAGTACTCAGTGCGAGTTATTTAACACGATTACGTACCGGTGCGATGACGGGTATCGCTACAGACTTACTCGCTAAAAAAGATGCAAAAGAATTAGGTGTCATTGGAACTGGCGGTATGGCGTTTGAGCAAGCACTCGGTGTACTTGAAGTACGTGATATTAAAACGATTCGTCTATATAACCGTACGTTAAGTAAATGTGATGATTTTAAAACACGTCTTGAAAACTTTGGTGTCAAAGCAGATATCAAAATTTGTGAAGACGTCAACGAACTGACTCGCTACTCTGATATTATCAATACTGCAACAAACTCTACTGAATCAGTATTTGATGACAAACATGTAAAAGACGGTGCGCACATTAATGGCCTCGGATCATATATGCCTGAGATGCGTGAAATTCATCCGGGTTCAATTAAACGTGCACGCCACGTTATCTTCGATGATGTCGACGGTGTAATTGAAGAAGCAGGAGAGTTCATTCACGCGGTTAAAGTTGGAGACTTTAAATGGGAAAAGGCAATTGGTTTAAACGATGCATTAGATCAAGAATTTGAAAGAGATGAAAAAGACATTACAATCTTCAAATCAGTCGGTGCATCATACTACGATATGTCAGCAGCAATTGGCGCATATAAAAAATTAGTTTAATTTTTACTTTTAAAGAGAAGCTTTATTTAAGCTTCTCGTTTTTATTTCTACGAAATATTTAAAATTGTGTTACACTAGCTTATGTTCATTTTATAATTTAATCAAAGGGGATTTTATATGACTGACAATAATTCAAGCAAGCAGTCAATTCCAGATAAAGGATTCTTTGGTCAACCGAGAGGGTTATCTACATTATTCTTTACTGAATTTTGGGAACGTTTTAGTTACTATGGTATGAAAGCGATTCTAGCCTACTACTTATACTACTCAGTAACAAAAGGCGGATTCGGACTTGAACAGTCTACTGCGTTACAAATCGTATCGATTTACGGTGCTTTAATTTACATGAGTGGTATTATCGGAGGATGGCTCGCAGATAGAGTATTTGGTATTCGCCATTCGATTTTTTATGGTGGAATACTCATCATGCTTGGTCACATCTTACTCGCACTGCCAAATAACTTTACTGTTTTAATGATTGCATTACTTCTACTCATTATTGGTACCGGATTATTAAAACCAAATATATCTACAAATGTTGGTATGTTATACGAAAAAGACGACCCGAGGGTCGACAGTGGATTTACATTATTTTATATGTCCATTAACTTAGGAAGTTTAATTTCACCGTTACTCGTTGGAACATTACAAGTTAAATACGGCTTCCATGCAGGATTTGCTCTTGCAGCTGTCGGAATGTTCTTTGGGTTATTAACTTATGTAATCACAAACAAGAAAAACCTTGGCGATCTCGGTTTAAAACCATCCGATCCATTAAAAGCTGAAGAAAAGAAAAAATTCGGTATTATCGCAGCAGTCACAATCATTGCGATAGTGCTATTTATAACAATTACTTTAATGACGAATACATTAACAATTGGTGCATTCGCTAACTTCATTACATTTTTAGGTGTCATTTTACCGACTGTTTTAATTACGAAAATGATCCTATCGAAAAAAGTATCCAAGAAGGAGCGCTCGCATTTATTTGCTTACATTCCGCTCTTTTTAGCATCTGTTGTATTCTGGATGATTCAAGAACAAGGAGCGACAGTCCTTGCAGCATTTGCAGATACTAAAACAGAATTAAGCGTAGCAAATATTACAAATGGTTTAATTGATTTCAATATACCAGCTGCTTGGTTCCAGTCATTAAACCCGTTATTCATCGTATTTTTTGCACCGATTATTTCTAGACTATGGGTGAAACTTGGAGATCGTAACCCGTCAACTGTTACAAAGTTTACAGTCGGCGTATTACTTGCCGGAGCAGCGTACTTAATTATGATTGTTCCTTTAAGTACAGAAGGGTTAATACATCCATTATGGCTCGTGTTAAGCTTCTTCCTTGTTACAATTGGTGAGTTATTCGTATCACCAATCGGACTTTCAACTACTACACGACTTGCACCTGTAGCGTTCCAATCACAAATGATGTCTGTTTGGTTCTTATCCAATGCAATGGCACAAGGCCTGAACGCACAAATGGTTAAATTATATGACCTCATTGATACGAAAGCGTACTTCATGTACTTAGGTTCATTTGCAATTATCGTTGCTGTTATATTAATTATTTTAGGACCTAAAATTCGTAAAGTAATGGGTAACTTATAAACATAAAACTGTAATTTAGTGATTCACTCACTAGATTACAGTTTTTTATTTTACTTTTATACAAAATAACGCTTTCATTATTAAAATGAAGTGATATAATAATCATAATTATTTAAATAATGAAGGAGGGAGTTCTTGTGTCGATTTCATTATTTGTGTTATCCGTACATAACAAAAAGCTACTCAACGCAGTAAAACCACTCGTTAAAGATGAGTATAGATTGATCGACTTCGTATATAGTAATAAACGTGTGTTATCAAACTATAGCGAATTAGATATTCAAATCCGAAGAATTTGTAGCGTGTTATATGAAGAGAATGCCACGCTTTCTGTCGATGATTTAATGCACATCGATTTACTGAAAGGCTTCGGAATGACACCATCTGTCCATCGCTCATTAAAAAATGCTGGTTTTGAAACTATTCAGCAATTAAAACAGCTCTCTAAAGAACAATATGACTACCACTTAAAACGTGGTGCGGGGTCCATATATAAGAAAGCTCAAGTCGCTATAAAAGAATTTGAAAGCGTTTTTTCGGAAAAATATATTGATGTGATTTCATACGTATTACTCGTCGAACACGATATTGATCAGTCCGTAGATGTCGAGCGATTAGTTCAGTCATCTAGCAAATTTTATTCGAATGCTAAAGAAAAAGTTTATGAGACTCTAGCAGCTTTAACAGATGACGAAATTATTGTAAAAGTTAAAGATAAATACTACGTCAAACGTTGGTCTTTAAAAGACGTTCTCGCCTTTGAATTTCCAAATAAAGACACGTATTTAATGCGCCTAGACGGTGTCAGTGTTCGTGAAATCGGTAAGAGTACTGGCGTGTCAAGAACGACTGTACTGACTTATGTGTCTCGTATTAATGCGAATTTTATTCCGCATTACTTAAAAGAGAACGATTATAGTAAATACATCACAACGTACAATATGCCTCGTGATACGTTTCAGTATGTGTTTCAATTAGATGATGACGTAATATCGTACTTATATAATAAATTTGAAACTAATGATTTCTCAACTGACGTCGAAGCAATCGTTAAAGACCACATATTAACAAAAGAGGAATTGTCACGCCTACTCTACTTTGAAAAGATGTTTATAAACAGTGAAGGTAACGTCGTGACACAATCGAGCACGAATCTCTTTGAAGATTTAGTATATCGATATAAAGACCAATCGTTTGCACTCGAATCATTTTACGAATTATATATGAACGAGTTAACAACAAATCCAGTGCTAAATATTAAACCAACAGATATACGTCGGTTTGAATCGATTATCGACAACTCATATTCTGTCGTAAAGAGTATTAAACATCAGTTTAGATACTATGATACGAACATCACACAAGACACGATTCAAATCATTAACGATATATTATCGACGTTAAAAGGGAGCTACGGCTTACAATTCGTCTACGATAATCATATAGAAACGCTATCGAAGATCGGTCTTATAAATGGATATGAACTCGGTAGCCTTATGAATAAAGTCGGTCTATCAAAATTTAACGACGTCATTTCCATCATTAGAATTAGTACGATTCAAGTCGGGTGCAGCCACCAAAATTTTATAGAAGATAAAGTATGTCAGTTCACCGGTCACTCGTTAAATGAACTCCTCGATCATTTACAAAATGACTACGGGTTACACAGAGATACGATGTTTACGTATATTTCTAATCAACACGTCGACTATATATTTGACGGAATCATTCGTTGCCATAATACGATTCCTAAATGTGAGTCGTTTTATAAAGAAGCGAAAAAACGTCTCACTGAACCGATTTATTTAGTCTCTGAGGTCATGGCTGATTTATCTGAAATTGCAAATAAAGAACTCATTCCGAGTAAGCAATTATTCCATAATCTTGGCTATACGACAAAAGGTAGCGCCATTATTTACAAAGACACGTTTAACAATGCACATGAAGCAATTAAAGCGTGGATTGTCTCTAAAGAAGTATTTGAAACTGATACGCGTGAAATTTTTAAAGCACAACAATGGTACTCTGAGACATACAAACTCGAAAGAGATTTAATTATCTTTAGACTTAGCCCAAATGAACTTATCCACTATACTTACTTAATAAATCTTGGAATTTCCAAACCGATGGTGGATAGTTTCATCTATGAAGTGAAACAATTTACGAAGAAACATAAATACTTTACACTACCCTTCTTAAAAAAACATGGATTTAAACACGAGTTGTTCGATTACTTAAATGATTATACGTTAGAGAGAATTTTAGCAACGAGACAAAACATATACCCTCAAAGCTTCAGTTCACCAATCATTTACACTAACGATCTTAACGTTCAGTCAAAAAGTGACGTGTTAAAAGATATCTATACAAAGAATCCAATGTCATTAAATAAAATGGTTAAATACTTAGAGAAAACATATAGCTTAACTATCTCAAAAGTCGAATTAAAATATAGACTCTCCTCAACAGGAGCGTTAGTAAATAAATAAAGATAACAAAAAAGACTGTAGACCTCTTAAGAGTTATCTACAGTCTCATTATTTCCTAAGAAATATTTTTAATGCATGGGGCATTTGTTTTCTCGATATAAGAAATTTGGTGACCTCATTGTGTTATCAAATCCGTAGTGATAGTTATGCGTGAGTGACGGTGATAACGGGGGTGCGAGCCAGCTCCATTTTCCTGTAACTGTACGTCCCGCTTCTTGTTCTAATCGTTCAAATGTTTTAAATTGTTTAGATGCTGTAATATGATCGACCATCGTTACTTTACTATCTCTAAACGAATGGTACACTGCGTAACTAATTTCAACGAGTGCACGGTCTCTCCAATATGTCGTCGTCTTTGACATGTCTAATTCTAGTGCTTTAGCGATACTTTCTAATTTGTTATATCGATAATCATCGGTAAAATTTCTAACCGCGATTTCTGTTTCCATATACCAGCCATTAAACGGTGTTGTATGGTAATAAATTCCACCTATTTCTAAATCCATACAACTAATAATCGGTACCGCGTACCATTTAAGACCTAAATCTTTTAACTTTGGATAATGATGATGTTCGATGTCTACTTCTTTAATAAGGCCTTCACGGTATTCATGATAATGAATCTCTCCATCACCTACTTTATATAAAAGAGGCAACACATTAAAGTCACCTGGTTCACTCTTCCAACCGACCTTTTCTGCTTGTTTAGTCGCTGCTCTTGACCTCGGATCTCCGACATTATCATATCCTGCGTAACGTATAAGTTGTTCATTGTAGAGCGTAACGTCATTACTATAGATTGAGACCATCGGTACAATTTTACCACCATTAGTCGCATCATTAATATGCGTTTCAATCGATTCAACAAAATCTGCTTCATTATCGATATGTCTTTCATCTCTAACGACGAGACTCTTCCAGTACAATCTACCAATACAACGGTTAGAGTTACGCCAAGCCACACGTGCTCCGTATTCTAACTCTTTAGACGTATGTGTGTAATGGTTCGTCTCATCAATCTCTTTTTTAATCTCGCTTAACCTATTCGCTGGATCACCTAATTTTAACTCGTCGTACATCATTTCAATAAACTCTGTTGCTTGTTTAAATAGCCCCATACAATCGTTCCTAACATTATCTATTCTATTAATATGTTACACGAGAATAGACTTTTATAATACATAAAACTGAAATTCATGATAAAATTGTTGCTGATTATATAAAGGTTGGGATTATTATGGCGAAACTTTATTTTCGTTACGGGACAATGCAAAGTAACAAAAGTAATCAAATTATCACGACGCATCATCAATATACGACTCAAAGTAAGAGATGCTTGGCGTATACGACACCGATTGATTCAAGAAGTGGGTATAAAAAAATAAAATCTAGAGTCGGCTTAGAACTGGAAGCAGAGTATATAACGGATGACATTTTTGAAAAAGTTAACAAAGAGAATGAGAAAGAAAAAGTATTTGCAGTTTTAATCGATGAAGCTCAATTTTTATCGAAAAAAGACATTCATAATTTAAGCGATATTCCAGACTTACTCGATATTCCTGTCATTGCTTTCGGTTTAAAAACAGATTTTAGAAATGAATTGTTTGAAGGCAGTCGTACACTACTGGAACTCGCTGATGCTATTGACGAATTAAAAACGGTTTGTCAGTTCTGCAATAAAAAAGCGACATTAAACATGAGATTACATAATAATATTCCGACAAATGTAGGTGAATCGATTCAAATCGGTGACGAAGAATACGTCCCTGTATGTCGTAAGTGCTATAAAGAGCGATTGGATTTAGTATAGAAAAGGTAAAAGAGAGATTTTGAACTAAACACCTAAAGTTGAATACTAAATTCCAACTTTAGGTGTGTTTTGGCATGCAGAATAAAATCCATAATAGATTGGTATTAAGGATGAAAATGGATTTAACTCTTGTAATTTTAGTACTATTTTCATCCCTCCTTCTATAGTTGGATTTTGTTATTATATATTGTTTTGCTCTTCCTAATCACACTATTATTTAATAATAAGGAAGCAACAATAATAACTATGATTGAAGAAAATAAGTTAGCTGAAAAATATATTTTCATTTCATAAAGAGCTCCAAATATTAAAGTTCCAATAGGCAACAAAACATTTCCTAAAGTATTTAACAGAGAAAAAACTCTTCCTTTGAATTGGTTATCGATACTCTTTTGCATATAACTCATCATTGGTATGGATACAAATTGAAATGTAAAAGCCATAGTCAATCCTATCAGCGATAGATATACCAAGCTATAAATATTGTTCATATTAACGTATACAGGTAATGTAAAGGTAGTCATTACTATAGCTAGTACTAAAAATGCCATTTTCATTGCTTTTAACGGATTGTTTAGTTTCAACCTCGAAAGAACTAATGTAGCTAATAAGGATCCTAAGCCCATTATGGAACTAGCTATTCCGACATAATATGGATTGAATGATAATTCTTTAATCATTATTGTATCTGGTAAAACACTGAAACTTGCTGCACCAACACTATTAATAATCATTGCTAAAAGAATAATCCGCCATAAGACATCATTTTTTTCAATATATTTAAAGGCTTCTTTATTCTTTCTCACCACATATTTTATAATGTTTTCTTTGTCTTCATGTTCTTTTATCGGATTAGTCTCATATTCATCAAACACTAAAAAGAAATTTAAAAGTAAAGAAATAAATTGTAAAATTAAAAATATTAATATCATAGTTTCTAAGGTAACAAAGCCATAGATAACTCCTGCTATTAATGGTCCTAATAAAAACACTGTTGTTCTTATCGTTCCAACCTGCCCTAAAATATTTTGAATTTTATCTTCGTTAAATAATTGAGTGAGTGAAGCATCAAAAGCATTAGAAACAACCGGCACGATGAACGATCTAATCGCTGTAATAAAAAATAGAAAATAAATATTAAAACCATAAATATAAATATATGTTAGAAGCAAAATAAGACTTAAACAAGAAAGCCCTTCCAAAAATATTATTATAGATTTCCTGTTATACTTATCTATAAAAGTACCCATTATCGGGAGTGAGATGATTGTTCCAACACTCATTATTACAGTATTAATTGAAAATAATAAGGGAGACTTTGTAACGTCTAATATATAATAACTTATCGCAAAATTATATATGAGACCACCTGTCGTTAGAACTAAGACACTTGCAAAATAAATGAATATATTTCTCATAATATAACACCTCTTACAAATACTAGCTGGTTCCATTACTTATTAATATAAGTTTATGTATGTATAGTAATACTCTTGTTTATATTTCACCTATGATTGGATTTATACCTCATTCATATATGCGTATTAACTTAATCATACAACAATTTGACAAAATTTTATATATGCAAATTTGCATAAAAGAAGTGGAGATATTGTTAAATGAATTTATAAAAAAAACGACGTACAGAACTTGGCATATCGAGGAAAAATCTCCTAATCAAGTATTGGAAGAAATAAAAAAATTACCTGATTCTTCCTTATTCCTTTAACTTATTATAGAAGATCATCTCATAATAAATAACCCTGAAGTTAGGCTTTGATCCAACTTCAGGGTGCTTTTTATATAAAATTTAAATCCATACTATAATCATAAATTTGTTTTGTCATATAGTTCGATTATACGCGAACTTCTATTACTTTATCCATTCCAAAGTTGTGCAAGTCCTTCTAACGATAGTACCCCTGCTACTGCAGTAACGATAACTGCTATCACTCCAAATATTAACCATGCTGTTGGATGTTGGTAATCTCCAACGATACTTTTCTTTCTCGATGCGAGTAGTATCGCAGCGAGTGTGACTGGTAGAATGAGTCCGTTGAATGCACCTGCAAGTATGAGTAGTGTTACAGGTCTACCGATGAATACGAAAACAATCGTCGATGCTAAAATGAAAGCTATGATGATGAGGTTGTTGTGCTTATCAAACACTTTTCCAAATCCGCGTAAGAAACTCGCACTCGTATATGCCGCACCGATGACTGAAGATAGTGCTGCAGCGAGTAATACGACACCGAATACTTTTACTCCGATGTCTCCAAGCGCAAATTGGAATACTGACGCTGGTGGGTTATCTGGATCTAGCACTGCACCTTGAGCAAGTACACCAAGTACTGCTAAGAATAGTAACGTACGCATGACACCTGTTGTAATAATCCCATAGTTTGCTGCTTTAGATACGAAATGTAAATTCTCTTTACCTGTCACACCCGCTTCAATTAAACGGTGTGCTCCGGCAAACGTGATATATCCTCCAACTGTCCCACCTACAATAGTAACAATTGGAAGTAACATTGATAGTGGATCTTCAGGCACAATCGTTCTAAATGCTGCTTCACCGATATCTGGTTTTGATTCAATCGCAACGTATAACACGATTAAAATCATTAGTATACCGAGCCCTTGCGTGACGATGTCCATTACGGCTCTTCCATTTTTAATGAGGAAAATGATAATCGCAAATATTCCTGTAATTGCTGCACCAATTCGCACATCCCAACCAAATATCGCATTGAAACCGAGCCCTGCGCCTGCAACGTTACCGATGTTAAACGCAAATCCTCCGATCACGATTAAAAT
Above is a genomic segment from Nosocomiicoccus massiliensis containing:
- a CDS encoding DASS family sodium-coupled anion symporter, translating into MNIVWTVVAFVVLFAILLMPTPDGLPVVAHMALAILAFAVIMWVTEAVSYPTSSVMILALIILLIGFSPAGELGDYLTKGAASGSDLVGTKNSLSLAFSGYSSSALVLVAAALFLAAAMQATNLHKRLALVVLSLVGNKTSRIVIGSIIVAIILAFFVPSATARAGAVIPILIGMITAFNISKDSKLAGLLVITAVQAVSIWNIGIKTAAAQNLVAVNFISDTMGVDISWGEWFLYAAPWSILMSIVLYFVMMKVMKPEYDEVPGGSEMIKQQLDDMGKISGREWRLIIISVLLLLGWATEKVLHPIDSSSLTLIAIAIMLMPKIGVIKWEDAVKYIPWGTVIVFGAGISLGSLLLNTGGAQWLSDKTFGSLGLDSMPILATIIIVSIFNVLIHLGFASATSLAAALIPVFISLTATLDLGDQAIGFVLIQQFVISFGFLLPISSPQGMLAYGTETFTVKQYFKAGVPLTIIGLLLIFLFSATYWKWIGLI
- a CDS encoding ornithine cyclodeaminase family protein, translated to MKTFNDQEIEQVYKMDEAIKDTYNTLNTLNEGLIKMEQRTVIPVEGDKVMLYMPCVDNKEKFSAVKIISIYPENAADGYPATQAVTVLTELEHGENVAVLSASYLTRLRTGAMTGIATDLLAKKDAKELGVIGTGGMAFEQALGVLEVRDIKTIRLYNRTLSKCDDFKTRLENFGVKADIKICEDVNELTRYSDIINTATNSTESVFDDKHVKDGAHINGLGSYMPEMREIHPGSIKRARHVIFDDVDGVIEEAGEFIHAVKVGDFKWEKAIGLNDALDQEFERDEKDITIFKSVGASYYDMSAAIGAYKKLV
- a CDS encoding peptide MFS transporter, whose translation is MTDNNSSKQSIPDKGFFGQPRGLSTLFFTEFWERFSYYGMKAILAYYLYYSVTKGGFGLEQSTALQIVSIYGALIYMSGIIGGWLADRVFGIRHSIFYGGILIMLGHILLALPNNFTVLMIALLLLIIGTGLLKPNISTNVGMLYEKDDPRVDSGFTLFYMSINLGSLISPLLVGTLQVKYGFHAGFALAAVGMFFGLLTYVITNKKNLGDLGLKPSDPLKAEEKKKFGIIAAVTIIAIVLFITITLMTNTLTIGAFANFITFLGVILPTVLITKMILSKKVSKKERSHLFAYIPLFLASVVFWMIQEQGATVLAAFADTKTELSVANITNGLIDFNIPAAWFQSLNPLFIVFFAPIISRLWVKLGDRNPSTVTKFTVGVLLAGAAYLIMIVPLSTEGLIHPLWLVLSFFLVTIGELFVSPIGLSTTTRLAPVAFQSQMMSVWFLSNAMAQGLNAQMVKLYDLIDTKAYFMYLGSFAIIVAVILIILGPKIRKVMGNL
- a CDS encoding nitric oxide synthase oxygenase produces the protein MGLFKQATEFIEMMYDELKLGDPANRLSEIKKEIDETNHYTHTSKELEYGARVAWRNSNRCIGRLYWKSLVVRDERHIDNEADFVESIETHINDATNGGKIVPMVSIYSNDVTLYNEQLIRYAGYDNVGDPRSRAATKQAEKVGWKSEPGDFNVLPLLYKVGDGEIHYHEYREGLIKEVDIEHHHYPKLKDLGLKWYAVPIISCMDLEIGGIYYHTTPFNGWYMETEIAVRNFTDDYRYNKLESIAKALELDMSKTTTYWRDRALVEISYAVYHSFRDSKVTMVDHITASKQFKTFERLEQEAGRTVTGKWSWLAPPLSPSLTHNYHYGFDNTMRSPNFLYRENKCPMH
- a CDS encoding thymidine kinase, which translates into the protein MAKLYFRYGTMQSNKSNQIITTHHQYTTQSKRCLAYTTPIDSRSGYKKIKSRVGLELEAEYITDDIFEKVNKENEKEKVFAVLIDEAQFLSKKDIHNLSDIPDLLDIPVIAFGLKTDFRNELFEGSRTLLELADAIDELKTVCQFCNKKATLNMRLHNNIPTNVGESIQIGDEEYVPVCRKCYKERLDLV
- a CDS encoding MFS transporter encodes the protein MEPASICKRCYIMRNIFIYFASVLVLTTGGLIYNFAISYYILDVTKSPLLFSINTVIMSVGTIISLPIMGTFIDKYNRKSIIIFLEGLSCLSLILLLTYIYIYGFNIYFLFFITAIRSFIVPVVSNAFDASLTQLFNEDKIQNILGQVGTIRTTVFLLGPLIAGVIYGFVTLETMILIFLILQFISLLLNFFLVFDEYETNPIKEHEDKENIIKYVVRKNKEAFKYIEKNDVLWRIILLAMIINSVGAASFSVLPDTIMIKELSFNPYYVGIASSIMGLGSLLATLVLSRLKLNNPLKAMKMAFLVLAIVMTTFTLPVYVNMNNIYSLVYLSLIGLTMAFTFQFVSIPMMSYMQKSIDNQFKGRVFSLLNTLGNVLLPIGTLIFGALYEMKIYFSANLFSSIIVIIVASLLLNNSVIRKSKTIYNNKIQL
- a CDS encoding NRAMP family divalent metal transporter, with protein sequence MQGEKQKLTASQRRLLFGAVFLMATSSIGPAFLTQTTVFTEQFLASFGFAILISIIIDIGAQSNVWRVLSVSGKRGQDVANEVFPGLGSFIAILIVIGGFAFNIGNVAGAGLGFNAIFGWDVRIGAAITGIFAIIIFLIKNGRAVMDIVTQGLGILMILIVLYVAIESKPDIGEAAFRTIVPEDPLSMLLPIVTIVGGTVGGYITFAGAHRLIEAGVTGKENLHFVSKAANYGIITTGVMRTLLFLAVLGVLAQGAVLDPDNPPASVFQFALGDIGVKVFGVVLLAAALSSVIGAAYTSASFLRGFGKVFDKHNNLIIIAFILASTIVFVFIGRPVTLLILAGAFNGLILPVTLAAILLASRKKSIVGDYQHPTAWLIFGVIAVIVTAVAGVLSLEGLAQLWNG